From one Tsukamurella tyrosinosolvens genomic stretch:
- a CDS encoding serine/threonine-protein kinase, producing MSDELAPGTVIGGYRIERRLGSGGMGSVYLAKHPELPRYDALKVLGAGYSGDEAFRKRFLREAELAARLDHPNVVTIYNRGTEGARLWIAMQYVEGDDCSVLLKRSPGGLDPAVAVEIIGQIGRGLDRAHRAGLLHRDIKPANILVAAADDEDDGDERRALLTDFGVAKGGEDTSQLTAVGTVLATLAYASPEQLCGEELDPRSDQYSLAATFFHLVTGKVPYTGASTDAVIDAHFNAPPPRISQIREGVPPAVDAVVARGLAKTPAERFATCKEFATALKSAFSAPVGRPAPRPVPRPAPPGYVPGPGHPSGPQAPATAGRPSLPATAGRPSVPVQRTVAPGIRGQAHRAGYPPARPAPQPSAPQPAARQSAAPQPLYGANAGARSGAVPRPPAPRAQPAKAPSAGGMSPAVLVLVGVAVVALLVLILVIAFG from the coding sequence ATGAGTGACGAACTCGCACCCGGGACGGTGATCGGCGGTTATCGGATCGAGCGGCGCCTCGGTTCGGGCGGCATGGGCTCCGTCTACCTCGCCAAGCACCCCGAGCTGCCCCGGTACGACGCGCTCAAGGTCCTGGGCGCCGGGTACTCGGGCGACGAGGCCTTCCGCAAGCGCTTCCTACGGGAGGCCGAGCTCGCCGCCCGGCTCGACCACCCCAACGTCGTCACCATCTACAACCGCGGCACCGAGGGCGCCCGGCTGTGGATCGCGATGCAGTACGTCGAGGGCGACGATTGCTCGGTGCTGCTCAAGCGCAGCCCCGGCGGACTCGATCCGGCGGTCGCCGTCGAGATCATCGGCCAGATCGGCCGCGGGCTGGACCGGGCGCACCGCGCCGGCCTGCTCCACCGCGACATCAAGCCCGCGAACATCCTGGTCGCGGCCGCCGACGATGAGGACGACGGCGACGAGCGGCGGGCGCTGCTCACCGACTTCGGCGTGGCGAAGGGCGGCGAGGACACCTCGCAGCTCACTGCCGTCGGCACCGTGCTCGCGACGCTCGCCTACGCCTCCCCGGAGCAGCTGTGCGGCGAGGAGCTCGATCCGCGCTCGGACCAGTACTCGCTGGCCGCGACGTTCTTCCACCTGGTGACGGGCAAGGTGCCGTACACGGGTGCGAGCACCGACGCGGTGATCGACGCCCACTTCAACGCGCCGCCGCCCCGCATCTCGCAGATCCGCGAGGGCGTGCCGCCCGCGGTCGACGCGGTGGTCGCGCGCGGCCTCGCGAAGACCCCGGCGGAGCGGTTCGCCACGTGCAAGGAGTTCGCGACCGCGCTCAAGTCCGCGTTCTCGGCCCCCGTCGGCCGGCCCGCGCCGCGCCCGGTGCCGCGCCCCGCGCCGCCCGGGTACGTGCCCGGCCCCGGGCATCCGTCCGGGCCGCAGGCCCCGGCCACGGCGGGACGTCCGTCGCTGCCCGCGACCGCGGGGCGTCCGTCGGTGCCCGTGCAGCGCACCGTCGCGCCCGGTATCCGCGGGCAGGCGCACCGGGCCGGCTACCCGCCGGCGCGGCCCGCCCCGCAGCCGTCGGCTCCGCAGCCCGCCGCGCGGCAGTCGGCCGCCCCGCAGCCGCTGTACGGTGCGAACGCGGGCGCCCGGTCCGGCGCGGTGCCGCGCCCGCCGGCGCCGCGCGCGCAGCCCGCGAAGGCCCCCTCCGCAGGCGGGATGTCGCCCGCGGTCCTGGTGCTGGTGGGGGTGGCGGTGGTCGCGTTGCTGGTGTTGATCCTGGTCATCGCCTTCGGCTGA
- a CDS encoding ABC transporter ATP-binding protein — protein MTGPGARAAAAATAGSPTQKPMTFWPSLKRLLGRLREQRSAMTAAVLLSVGSVTAAVIAPKVIGSAVDAIYDGFRSQLQHGPGIDFSRVGTILAWVIALFVASAALQYAQGFLLNGAVQRVMYSLRREVEEKLNRLPLSYFDKQPRGELLSRVTNDIDNLGQSLTQALSQLIVSAFTVIGVLIMMLVVSPLLTAVAVVVIPLIVIFAGQIMKRSQKHFVAQWKSTGSLNAQVEEAFTGHDLVTVYGRGDALQERFATENDALMNASYKAQFLSGLVMPISMFVGNLQYVAVCVVGGLRVAAGGMSLGDVIAFIQYSRQFTQPVTQMASMVNMLQSGVASAERVFAILDAEEQTAERTGALPKPTRGRVAFEDVSFGYKPDEPLIEGLNLVAEPGRTVAIVGHTGAGKTTLVNLIMRFYELSGGRITIDGVDIAEVERADLRRRMGMVLQDTWLFEGTIRENIRYGRLDATDEEVYAAARATFVDRFAHSLPDGYDTVLDDESGSVSAGERQLITIARAFLAEPAILILDEATSSVDTRTEVLLQQAMHALRADRTSFVIAHRLSTIRDADVIVVMDHGRIVEQGSHDELLASGGHYAGLYRAQFEGVEI, from the coding sequence ATGACCGGACCCGGAGCACGGGCCGCCGCCGCGGCGACGGCGGGCTCGCCCACCCAGAAGCCGATGACCTTCTGGCCCTCGCTCAAGCGTCTCCTCGGCCGCCTGCGGGAGCAGCGCTCGGCGATGACGGCGGCGGTGCTGCTGTCGGTCGGCTCGGTCACGGCGGCGGTGATCGCCCCGAAGGTGATCGGCAGCGCGGTGGACGCGATCTACGACGGCTTCCGCTCGCAGTTGCAGCACGGGCCGGGCATCGACTTCTCCCGCGTCGGAACGATCCTCGCCTGGGTGATCGCGCTGTTCGTGGCGAGCGCGGCGCTGCAGTACGCGCAGGGCTTCCTGCTCAACGGCGCGGTGCAACGCGTCATGTACTCGCTCCGGCGGGAGGTCGAGGAGAAGCTGAACCGGCTGCCGCTGAGCTACTTCGACAAGCAGCCCCGCGGCGAGCTGCTCTCCCGCGTGACCAACGACATCGACAACCTCGGCCAGTCGCTGACGCAGGCGCTGAGCCAGCTCATCGTCTCGGCGTTCACCGTGATCGGCGTGCTGATCATGATGCTCGTCGTGTCGCCGCTGCTCACCGCCGTCGCGGTCGTCGTGATCCCGCTGATCGTGATCTTCGCGGGCCAGATCATGAAGCGGAGCCAGAAGCACTTCGTCGCGCAGTGGAAGTCCACCGGCTCGCTCAACGCCCAGGTCGAGGAGGCCTTCACCGGGCACGATCTGGTCACCGTCTACGGCCGCGGCGACGCCCTGCAGGAGCGTTTCGCGACGGAGAACGACGCTCTGATGAACGCGAGCTACAAGGCGCAGTTCCTGTCCGGCCTGGTGATGCCGATCAGCATGTTCGTCGGCAACCTGCAGTACGTCGCCGTGTGCGTCGTCGGCGGGCTGCGGGTGGCCGCGGGCGGCATGAGCCTGGGCGACGTGATCGCCTTCATCCAGTACTCGCGGCAGTTCACCCAGCCGGTCACCCAGATGGCCTCGATGGTGAACATGCTGCAGTCGGGCGTCGCCTCCGCGGAGCGCGTCTTCGCCATCCTCGACGCCGAGGAGCAGACCGCCGAGCGCACCGGCGCACTGCCGAAGCCCACGCGGGGCCGCGTCGCCTTCGAGGACGTCTCGTTCGGGTACAAGCCGGACGAGCCGCTGATCGAGGGCCTGAACCTGGTCGCCGAGCCGGGCCGCACGGTCGCCATCGTCGGCCACACGGGCGCGGGCAAGACCACCCTGGTCAACCTGATCATGCGGTTCTACGAGCTCAGCGGCGGCCGGATCACCATCGATGGGGTCGATATCGCCGAGGTCGAGCGCGCGGACCTGCGCCGCAGGATGGGCATGGTGCTGCAGGACACCTGGCTGTTCGAGGGCACGATCCGGGAGAACATCCGGTACGGCCGCCTCGACGCGACCGACGAGGAGGTCTACGCCGCCGCGCGCGCCACCTTCGTCGACCGCTTCGCGCACTCGCTGCCCGACGGCTACGACACCGTGCTCGACGACGAGTCCGGCAGCGTCTCCGCGGGCGAGCGTCAGCTCATCACCATCGCGCGGGCCTTCCTCGCCGAGCCGGCCATCCTCATCCTCGACGAGGCGACCAGCTCGGTGGACACCCGCACGGAGGTACTGCTGCAGCAGGCGATGCACGCGCTGCGCGCGGACCGCACGAGCTTCGTCATCGCGCACCGCCTGTCGACCATCCGCGACGCGGACGTCATCGTCGTCATGGATCACGGGCGGATCGTCGAGCAGGGCTCGCACGACGAGCTGCTGGCGTCCGGCGGGCACTACGCCGGCCTCTACCGGGCCCAGTTCGAGGGCGTCGAGATCTGA